One genomic segment of Effusibacillus pohliae DSM 22757 includes these proteins:
- a CDS encoding LysM peptidoglycan-binding domain-containing protein, with the protein MSAKKKLAAMAAGLSIASLATPALASTYEVKPGDTLWKISRTHHVSLAELTAANPSVHPRNLQIGQAIRVPDGKADADGTYVVTGDDTFWKISRKLHLPLKDLLAANPGVDPLNLYPGVVLRLPKTGVASKPVVSPAATKHATATAAATAGQQPQVKTALGQTLAYSRVISGVATAYTASAQCNGSWGAVDYFGNPLQVGTVAVDPSVIPLGSKLYITGYSFSGLPFGGMIAYARDVGGAIKGNHIDIFVPTSDEEASQFGMQNVKIYILK; encoded by the coding sequence ATGAGTGCAAAAAAGAAACTGGCCGCAATGGCCGCAGGCCTGTCCATCGCCAGTCTGGCGACGCCGGCGTTGGCGAGTACATACGAGGTGAAGCCGGGTGACACGCTGTGGAAAATCTCCCGAACGCATCATGTGTCGCTCGCAGAGCTAACCGCAGCCAATCCAAGCGTGCATCCGCGGAATCTGCAGATCGGACAAGCCATTCGGGTGCCGGATGGAAAGGCGGACGCCGATGGCACATACGTAGTGACCGGCGATGACACGTTCTGGAAAATCTCCCGCAAGCTGCATCTTCCCCTGAAGGATCTGCTGGCGGCGAATCCGGGCGTCGATCCGTTGAATCTGTACCCCGGTGTTGTGCTGCGCCTGCCAAAAACGGGTGTAGCCAGCAAACCGGTTGTGTCCCCGGCTGCCACCAAGCATGCAACAGCGACTGCAGCCGCGACTGCGGGGCAACAGCCGCAAGTGAAAACAGCCTTGGGACAAACGTTGGCCTACAGCCGGGTGATTTCCGGCGTGGCAACCGCTTATACCGCATCTGCGCAGTGCAATGGATCATGGGGAGCGGTCGACTACTTCGGCAATCCGCTGCAGGTGGGTACCGTGGCGGTCGACCCGTCGGTGATTCCGCTCGGTTCCAAGCTGTACATCACCGGTTACTCGTTTTCCGGTCTGCCGTTCGGCGGCATGATCGCCTACGCAAGAGATGTGGGGGGCGCGATCAAAGGGAACCACATCGATATTTTCGTGCCGACATCGGATGAGGAAGCCAGCCAGTTTGGCATGCAAAATGTAAAGATTTATATATTGAAGTAG